In a genomic window of Roseimicrobium gellanilyticum:
- a CDS encoding MBL fold metallo-hydrolase: MQIHPIDLHFQGQTEIIAAYLIETGKDLALIETGPGSTLPTLLEGIRTLGYSPEAVKHVFVTHIHLDHSGAAGWWAQQGATVYAHPRAVPHLVDPSKLIESAQRIYQDRMQTLWGDILPAPAERVVTLKDGDAVKLGKTVITAIDTPGHARHHHAYAIGDVCFTGDVAGMKLPHSSYVSVTAAPPQFDPVAYGDSLQRLHAANFSKLYLTHFGEVTDVAGHLSRYASRVEQCYECISDLLAQGLKGEALREAYGAAERAIATQVGVSDADWAKYEGANNTAMCADGIALFCEKSPR; the protein is encoded by the coding sequence ATGCAAATCCACCCCATTGATCTCCACTTCCAAGGCCAGACCGAAATCATCGCGGCCTACTTGATTGAGACGGGCAAGGATCTCGCGCTCATCGAAACCGGACCGGGCTCCACCTTGCCCACGCTGCTGGAAGGGATCCGTACTCTCGGCTACTCTCCCGAAGCGGTGAAGCACGTCTTCGTCACCCATATCCATCTCGACCACTCGGGCGCTGCAGGCTGGTGGGCTCAGCAGGGTGCGACGGTGTATGCGCACCCCAGAGCCGTGCCACATTTGGTGGATCCGTCCAAACTTATCGAGAGTGCCCAGCGAATCTACCAAGACCGCATGCAGACCCTCTGGGGTGATATCCTCCCCGCACCCGCCGAGCGTGTCGTGACGCTGAAAGACGGAGACGCCGTGAAGCTCGGCAAGACCGTCATCACCGCCATCGACACCCCCGGTCATGCCCGGCATCACCACGCCTATGCCATCGGCGATGTGTGTTTCACCGGCGATGTCGCCGGCATGAAGCTGCCACACAGCAGCTACGTCAGCGTGACCGCCGCACCTCCGCAGTTCGACCCCGTGGCCTACGGTGACTCCCTCCAGCGCCTGCACGCGGCGAACTTTTCCAAACTGTACCTCACCCACTTCGGCGAGGTCACGGACGTGGCCGGGCATCTCTCCCGCTATGCCTCGCGTGTGGAGCAGTGCTACGAGTGCATTTCCGACCTGCTCGCCCAGGGCCTCAAAGGCGAGGCCCTCCGCGAAGCTTACGGCGCGGCCGAGCGTGCCATCGCCACCCAAGTCGGAGTCAGCGACGCCGACTGGGCCAAATACGAGGGCGCCAACAACACCGCCATGTGCGCGGATGGCATTGCACTTTTCTGTGAGAAATCCCCTCGATAG
- a CDS encoding thiamine pyrophosphate-dependent enzyme: MSTESNVLTAASADAAAPAPAAPAPAAPVADKLTKKALTADHPTWCPGCGDFAVLNIFYRVLEKLQYPHENIVCVAGIGCSSRFPYFMNTHGIHFIHGRALPLATGVSLSRPDLHVFVFGGDGDGFSIGGNHLNHAARKNVKLTYIIMDNFVYGLTKKQTSPTSPIGFKSKTDPTGAIDRPINPMRQLLASGATFIARTHAAQVKHMEAMFERAIKHDGFSVVECLSECVMFYASAFDDSTPRKGGVFETIDEAQHDVTDETAAFKMAENLTPGKFGVYYQVNRPTKNALEQKWIDDTQSKMNGMTPKDVLKKRLETMR; this comes from the coding sequence ATGTCTACCGAGTCCAACGTGCTCACCGCCGCTTCTGCAGACGCCGCCGCCCCAGCCCCTGCTGCTCCCGCACCCGCCGCACCGGTTGCGGATAAGCTGACGAAGAAAGCGCTCACTGCCGACCATCCCACCTGGTGCCCCGGCTGCGGCGACTTCGCCGTGCTGAACATCTTCTACCGCGTGCTGGAGAAGCTCCAGTACCCGCATGAGAACATCGTGTGCGTCGCGGGCATCGGCTGCTCCAGCCGTTTCCCGTACTTCATGAACACACACGGCATTCACTTCATCCATGGTCGCGCCCTGCCGCTGGCCACGGGCGTGAGCCTGAGCCGTCCGGATCTGCATGTGTTCGTCTTCGGTGGTGACGGCGATGGCTTCTCCATCGGCGGCAACCACCTGAACCACGCCGCGCGCAAGAACGTGAAGTTGACCTACATCATCATGGACAACTTCGTGTACGGCCTCACGAAGAAGCAGACGAGCCCCACCTCGCCCATCGGCTTCAAGTCGAAGACGGACCCGACCGGCGCCATCGACCGCCCCATCAATCCCATGCGTCAGCTTCTGGCCAGCGGCGCGACCTTCATCGCCCGCACCCATGCCGCGCAGGTGAAGCACATGGAAGCCATGTTCGAGCGCGCCATCAAGCACGACGGCTTCAGCGTCGTCGAGTGCCTGAGCGAGTGCGTGATGTTCTACGCCAGCGCCTTCGACGACTCCACTCCGCGCAAGGGTGGCGTCTTCGAAACCATCGATGAAGCGCAGCATGACGTCACCGACGAAACGGCCGCCTTTAAGATGGCCGAGAATCTCACCCCCGGAAAATTCGGCGTGTATTACCAGGTGAATCGCCCCACGAAGAATGCCCTTGAGCAGAAGTGGATCGATGACACCCAGTCCAAGATGAACGGCATGACTCCCAAAGACGTGCTGAAGAAGCGCCTGGAGACGATGCGGTAG